A genomic segment from Malaclemys terrapin pileata isolate rMalTer1 chromosome 1, rMalTer1.hap1, whole genome shotgun sequence encodes:
- the PRPS2 gene encoding ribose-phosphate pyrophosphokinase 2 isoform X3 — MVLVGDVKDRIAILVDDMADTCGTVCHAADKLVSAGATKVYAILTHGIFSGPAISRINNAAFEAVVVTNTIPQDEKMKNCPKIQVIDISMILAEAIRRTHNGESVSYLFSHVPL; from the exons ATGGTCTTGGTTGGTGATGTGAAAGATAGGATAGCTATTCTTGTCGATGACATGGCTGACACATGTGGCACAGTATGTCATGCAGCAGACAA GTTAGTGTCTGCTGGAGCCACTAAAGTTTATGCTATTCTGACTCATGGGATCTTCTCTGGCCCTGCTATTTCTCGAATCAATAATGCTGCATTTGAGGCTGTTGTAGTAACTAACACAATCCCACAGGatgagaaaatgaaaaattgtcCCAAGATTCAG GTTATTGACATTTCCATGATTCTGGCTGAGGCAATCCGAAGAACACACAATGGCGAATCTGTGTCCTACCTGTTCAGCCATGTTCCACTATAA